The Thermodesulfobacteriota bacterium genome includes a region encoding these proteins:
- the tkt gene encoding transketolase: protein MDNEQKTLDQLCINTIRTLAMDAVQEANSGHPGTPMALAPLAYVLWTKFLRYNPSNPRWFDRDRFVLSCGHASILQYAVLYLTGYDLSLDEIKNFRQWGSKTPGHPEYGITPGVETTTGPLGQGLMNAVGMAMAEANLAAVFNRKGYEIVGHHTYAFCSDGDLMEGASHEAASLAGHLGLGKLIWIYDDNHISIEGDTALTYSDDVKKRFDAYHWHVQNLGDKANDLIALETALSKAKKEKERPSLIMVRSHIGYGSPNRQNTKEAHGEPLGEEEVKLTKRFYGWPENERFVVPEQVLTHMRQSIERGKRLEDEWSKKFSEYKKAFPEIAKQFEEALSGDIPHGWDNSIPHFESADGPMATRAASGKVLKAFANNIPWLMGGSADLAPSTKTLIDEPQYFARGQYTIRNIAWGVREHNMCAACSGMALHGGVRPYAATFFIFTDYARPAIRLAAMMVLPVIYVMTHDSIAVGEDGPTHQPVEQLASLRAMPNICIIRPADANEVAYAWRAAMMRRHGPTILVLSRQSLPIFDRHKMAGAGELLKGAYVLSREKGTMPDMILIATGSEVQLIVDAQEKLASDRIDARVVSMPSWELFLEQPQSYRDKVLPPDVKARLAVEAGSPQGWHYWVGDSGDIVGITRFGTSAPYKENLENYGFNVENVVERAKILIGK from the coding sequence ATGGATAACGAACAAAAAACGCTGGATCAGCTTTGTATCAATACCATTCGCACACTGGCAATGGATGCTGTACAGGAAGCTAACTCGGGCCATCCAGGTACACCGATGGCGCTTGCACCGCTGGCTTATGTCTTATGGACTAAGTTTCTGCGTTATAACCCCAGCAATCCCCGGTGGTTTGACCGCGATCGCTTCGTGCTTTCATGCGGCCATGCCTCAATACTTCAATATGCCGTGCTGTATTTGACAGGATACGACCTGTCCCTTGACGAGATTAAGAATTTTCGTCAGTGGGGCAGCAAAACACCGGGGCATCCCGAGTACGGAATCACGCCCGGTGTGGAAACAACTACAGGGCCACTTGGACAGGGTTTGATGAACGCCGTAGGCATGGCAATGGCAGAGGCAAATCTGGCAGCGGTTTTCAACCGAAAGGGATACGAAATTGTAGGACATCATACATATGCATTTTGTAGTGACGGAGATTTGATGGAGGGGGCTTCCCATGAGGCAGCCTCTCTTGCAGGCCATCTGGGGCTTGGCAAACTCATCTGGATTTACGATGACAACCATATCAGCATCGAGGGGGATACTGCGTTGACATATTCGGATGACGTAAAAAAGCGATTTGATGCATACCACTGGCACGTACAAAACCTGGGCGATAAGGCCAACGACCTCATTGCGCTGGAGACAGCATTGAGCAAGGCAAAGAAGGAAAAGGAACGACCATCGTTGATTATGGTTCGTTCCCATATCGGCTACGGGTCGCCTAACCGCCAGAATACCAAGGAGGCACACGGCGAACCGCTTGGCGAAGAAGAGGTAAAGTTAACAAAGAGATTCTACGGATGGCCTGAAAACGAGAGGTTTGTTGTTCCGGAACAGGTACTGACCCATATGAGGCAGTCCATAGAACGGGGGAAAAGGCTGGAGGATGAGTGGAGCAAAAAGTTTAGTGAGTACAAAAAGGCTTTTCCTGAGATTGCCAAACAGTTTGAAGAGGCGCTTAGCGGGGATATCCCCCATGGATGGGACAATAGCATTCCCCATTTTGAATCTGCCGATGGCCCCATGGCTACCCGTGCTGCATCAGGAAAAGTTCTCAAAGCCTTTGCAAATAATATCCCCTGGCTGATGGGGGGCAGCGCCGACCTGGCTCCTTCCACAAAGACGCTCATTGATGAACCCCAATACTTTGCCAGGGGTCAATATACCATCCGCAACATTGCATGGGGGGTAAGGGAGCACAATATGTGCGCTGCCTGTTCAGGAATGGCACTTCATGGAGGGGTTCGTCCTTATGCAGCCACATTTTTTATCTTCACCGACTATGCCCGACCTGCCATTCGGCTGGCAGCAATGATGGTACTGCCTGTAATCTATGTTATGACTCATGATTCTATCGCTGTGGGGGAGGACGGCCCTACCCATCAGCCCGTTGAGCAGTTAGCCTCTCTGCGAGCCATGCCTAACATATGCATCATTCGTCCTGCTGATGCCAATGAGGTTGCCTATGCCTGGAGGGCTGCCATGATGCGGAGGCATGGTCCTACCATACTGGTTCTCAGCCGACAGTCTCTGCCGATTTTTGACCGTCACAAAATGGCTGGTGCCGGAGAGCTACTTAAAGGCGCCTATGTCCTGTCCAGGGAAAAAGGGACAATGCCCGATATGATTCTCATAGCCACTGGTTCTGAAGTACAGTTAATCGTTGATGCACAGGAAAAGCTGGCTTCGGATAGAATTGATGCCAGGGTTGTGAGTATGCCCAGCTGGGAGCTGTTTTTGGAACAGCCGCAAAGCTACCGTGATAAAGTTCTGCCTCCTGATGTAAAAGCACGGCTGGCCGTCGAGGCAGGATCGCCTCAGGGATGGCACTACTGGGTTGGAGATAGCGGTGACATCGTAGGTATTACGAGGTTCGGCACCAGCGCACCGTATAAGGAAAACCTGGAAAATTATGGATTCAATGTTGAAAACGTCGTTGAGCGGGCAAAAATACTGATTGGAAAATGA